The genomic stretch GATCGGCAACGTCACGAAGGGATTGCGCGTATGGCCGGAGCTGAGTCCTCTAACCACCGGTCCGTTAAAATTGCGGAAGTAGCTCTCCAGTACTTTCTGAGCGGTCCAGCGCGGATGCTTCTCGTCCGCACAGTTCAGCATGTCGCCCAGTACAACGCCGCGCACCCGGCGGAATTTGCCGGCATCTCCCAGCTGTTTGAGCATGCGATCGAGGCGATACGGGGGTTCATTGACGTCTTCAATGAACAGGATACTGTCGGCACTGTCGAACTCGTAGGGAGTACCCATTGAACTGATGAGAAGCGACAAGCATCCGCCCAACAGCTTTCCCTCGGATCGTCCCGGACGAATGACGCCTTCGTGCGTAAGCGACAGGCTCCAGGGATTTCTTTGTTTCCCTACTCCCAGGCCCATCACGGCGTTCCGGAAGGATTCAAGATCGACACCCGTTTCGCCTTTGGAAAAGTTGGTCGCCACCATCGGACCATGAAACGTGATCAGACCGGTCCGGTTATGGATGGTGTTAAGGAGGACGGTGATATCACTCGCTCCCATCACAATCTTTGCCTGCCGGCGGAGGGTCTTGAAGTCCAGATCTTCGAGCAAGTAAACTGATCCATAGCCTCCGCGCGCGCAAAAGATCGCCTTGACGGCGGGATCGCGGATCATGGCATTCAAGTCGGCCTGGCGCCCTCGATGATTGCCGGCATAGAAAGAGTCCCTTGCAAGAACGTGGGGCCCCACCTTGACGCGGAATCCCATACGGGCAAGGGTCCTTATTCCCTGGCGCAGCCCCGCCTTGTTCACAATTCCCGCAGGAGACACCACGCCTATGACATCTCCCGGCTTAAGCGCGCATGGAAGCAGGGTTTTCATAAGGAGGCCTTCGCCGGCCGGCTCTCACTGACTGAAAGAAAGATTCCCACCAGGATAATAAATCCCCCGAGAACCTTTTCAGGAGTCAAAATTTCCTTAAAGATCAAAAGGGCAAGGAGCGAGGCCCCCACCGGCTCGAGCAGCGTGCACACGGCGACGACAGCGGCTGGAAAATATCGAAGCGCCCAATTCAAGGACGTGTGCCCGATCGACTGCGGGACCAGGGCCGACAAAGCAAAAAATAGAAACGTCCGTCCCGAATAATGGACCCAATTCGGCTCTGTCAACACACCGAGGAGCACCAACAACCCGCCGGCCGCCGCGTACACCCTGAATACGTACCGGGTCAACGGGGTTACACTCCGAATCACCCGGCCGGTTAGTATGTACCCCGCCATCATGATGGCCCCCAGCAGGGCCAGTGCATCGCCCTTGAGGGTGTCGTGGCCGATCCCGATATCGGCCCGGGCCACCAGGATGCCGCCCGCAACGGCAACCAGAATTCCAATGATAGCACGCCGCGAAATCCCTTCGCGTAAAAACCACCAGGAGAACAGGGCAACAAACAGTGGATTGGCGGTGACAAGCACGACTGAGCTCGCCACCGAGGTGTATTTTAATGAGGCTATCCATGTCGTAAAATGGAGGGCCAGGAAGGTCCCGGCCAGCAGATAGTAGATTGCTT from Terriglobia bacterium encodes the following:
- a CDS encoding LD-carboxypeptidase translates to MKTLLPCALKPGDVIGVVSPAGIVNKAGLRQGIRTLARMGFRVKVGPHVLARDSFYAGNHRGRQADLNAMIRDPAVKAIFCARGGYGSVYLLEDLDFKTLRRQAKIVMGASDITVLLNTIHNRTGLITFHGPMVATNFSKGETGVDLESFRNAVMGLGVGKQRNPWSLSLTHEGVIRPGRSEGKLLGGCLSLLISSMGTPYEFDSADSILFIEDVNEPPYRLDRMLKQLGDAGKFRRVRGVVLGDMLNCADEKHPRWTAQKVLESYFRNFNGPVVRGLSSGHTRNPFVTLPIGARVTLDTRSNPRLVIEEPTTK
- a CDS encoding DMT family transporter; this translates as MSSPSRAVTASVLCLGVVAISFGSIFVRLCEAPSLVIAAYRLLIASIVLVPFQFSRPAALGEGQSQSKAIYYLLAGTFLALHFTTWIASLKYTSVASSVVLVTANPLFVALFSWWFLREGISRRAIIGILVAVAGGILVARADIGIGHDTLKGDALALLGAIMMAGYILTGRVIRSVTPLTRYVFRVYAAAGGLLVLLGVLTEPNWVHYSGRTFLFFALSALVPQSIGHTSLNWALRYFPAAVVAVCTLLEPVGASLLALLIFKEILTPEKVLGGFIILVGIFLSVSESRPAKASL